A genomic stretch from Setaria viridis chromosome 1, Setaria_viridis_v4.0, whole genome shotgun sequence includes:
- the LOC117858308 gene encoding Bowman-Birk type bran trypsin inhibitor: MGKGKRVAPTLPMLSLVALIMLLVAGLSAAAASGDTGVVIRLPSDAAASGDARAGEATARAMPGDYAERPWKCCDMQVCTLSVVLPSCWCHDRLERCSEACKECSKVRGSDPPRYVCKDMYRGEPAPMCTTHA; the protein is encoded by the coding sequence ATGGGGAAGGGGAAGCGGGTTGCTCCCACCCTGCCGATGCTTTCGCTCGTGGCTCTGATCATGCTCCTTGTCGCCGGGCTCTCCGCAGCCGCGGCGTCCGGCGACACGGGCGTCGTCATTCGCCTCCccagcgacgccgccgcctcaggCGATGCCCGGGCCGGCGAAGCGACGGCGCGCGCCATGCCGGGCGATTATGCGGAGAGGCCGTGGAAGTGCTGCGACATGCAGGTGTGCACCCTGTCGGTAGTGCTGCCGTCCTGCTGGTGCCACGACAGGCTCGAGCGGTGCTCGGAGGCCTGCAAGGAGTGCAGCAAGGTGAGGGGCTCGGACCCTCCACGCTACGTTTGCAAGGACATGTACAGAGGCGAGCCCGCGCCCATGTGCACTACCCACGCATGA